From the genome of Gracilibacillus salitolerans, one region includes:
- a CDS encoding ABC transporter ATP-binding protein, translating into MFSINQLVFKDIINVSKLEIESDKIYCLFGESGSGKSTLLKMFNSMLTPDQGKITYKGESIADLDPVSLRKEVVMLGQDPVVFEGTVRHNLLIGLQFSGEKDVEDQVLIDLLRELHLTKDLDEEADKLSGGEQQRLAFGRVLLMNAEVYLMDEPTSALDENTEIAIMDLFTKKVRDAGKTAIMVTHSKEVAEKYSDEIIYMNDILTEEGALS; encoded by the coding sequence ATGTTTTCGATCAATCAATTGGTTTTTAAAGATATCATAAACGTGAGCAAATTAGAGATCGAATCAGACAAAATATATTGTTTGTTTGGCGAAAGTGGGAGTGGTAAATCTACTTTATTAAAAATGTTTAACAGTATGCTTACTCCTGATCAAGGAAAAATCACATATAAAGGAGAATCGATTGCAGATCTGGATCCTGTTTCATTAAGAAAAGAAGTGGTAATGCTTGGACAGGACCCTGTTGTATTTGAGGGAACAGTTCGTCATAACCTGTTAATAGGATTGCAATTTTCAGGCGAAAAAGATGTGGAAGATCAGGTGCTAATCGATTTATTAAGAGAATTACATTTAACAAAAGATTTAGATGAAGAAGCTGATAAATTATCGGGTGGTGAGCAACAAAGGTTAGCATTTGGACGTGTACTACTGATGAATGCTGAAGTATATTTGATGGACGAACCTACTTCAGCACTCGACGAAAATACGGAAATAGCAATTATGGACTTATTTACAAAGAAAGTTCGTGACGCGGGTAAAACGGCAATAATGGTTACTCATTCAAAGGAAGTCGCTGAAAAATATAGCGATGAAATTATATATATGAACGACATTCTAACGGAAGAGGGTGCACTTTCGTGA
- a CDS encoding NAD(P)/FAD-dependent oxidoreductase — protein sequence MIGNKPKIVVLGAGYAGMMTTKRLTQQFAPEEVDITLVNKHNYHYQTTWLHEVAAGTIDVNRSRIMISDVINTRRVNFVHDTVVKINKEAKTVQLENSEINYDYLVIGLGFEKATFGIPGMEEHAFSIQSVDKSRMIRDHIEYQFARYRNEKTPDPSMLTIVVGGAGFTGIEFLGELAERIPLLCKKYDIPRQDVKIIDVEAMPTVLPGFDEELLSYAKESLEYRGIEFKLGTMIKEVKADSVIVGEDEEEIKAGTIVWTGGVQANRIVGESGFELTKGKVNVDPTLRAPGHDEVFILGDCAWVMNNETGKPYPPTAQIAIQEADVCAHNIKTMIYGGTLQEFTFDDKGTVASLGGSDAMGTVFDGNKLYGMQAKVMKNVIDDRYLFLLGGPMLVLKKGKFRPF from the coding sequence ATGATAGGAAATAAACCTAAAATAGTTGTGCTTGGTGCAGGCTATGCAGGGATGATGACAACAAAGCGATTAACTCAGCAATTTGCGCCAGAAGAAGTCGATATTACATTAGTCAACAAACACAATTATCATTATCAAACAACGTGGTTGCATGAAGTGGCTGCTGGCACAATCGATGTAAATCGCTCTCGAATCATGATTTCAGATGTTATTAATACTCGTCGCGTGAATTTTGTACATGATACAGTTGTAAAAATTAATAAAGAAGCCAAGACAGTTCAATTAGAAAACAGTGAAATAAATTATGATTATTTAGTTATTGGATTAGGTTTTGAAAAAGCTACGTTTGGTATCCCTGGTATGGAAGAGCATGCTTTTTCGATTCAAAGTGTTGACAAGAGTCGTATGATTCGAGATCACATCGAATATCAATTTGCACGATATCGTAATGAAAAAACTCCAGATCCAAGTATGCTAACGATCGTAGTAGGTGGTGCTGGTTTCACCGGTATTGAATTTTTGGGTGAATTAGCAGAACGAATTCCACTATTATGTAAGAAATATGATATCCCACGTCAAGACGTGAAGATTATTGATGTCGAAGCAATGCCAACGGTTTTACCTGGCTTTGATGAAGAATTATTGAGCTATGCAAAAGAATCCCTTGAATATCGCGGTATTGAATTTAAGCTTGGTACCATGATTAAAGAAGTGAAAGCAGATTCTGTTATTGTTGGTGAAGATGAAGAGGAAATCAAAGCAGGCACCATTGTTTGGACTGGTGGTGTACAAGCTAACCGTATTGTTGGAGAATCTGGTTTTGAATTAACAAAGGGTAAAGTCAATGTGGATCCAACATTACGTGCTCCAGGTCACGATGAAGTCTTTATTTTAGGTGATTGTGCTTGGGTGATGAATAACGAAACTGGCAAACCATACCCACCGACTGCACAGATTGCCATTCAAGAAGCGGATGTTTGTGCACATAATATTAAAACTATGATTTATGGTGGTACCTTACAGGAGTTTACATTCGATGATAAAGGAACGGTTGCATCGTTAGGTGGAAGTGATGCAATGGGTACTGTATTTGATGGGAATAAATTATATGGTATGCAGGCAAAAGTGATGAAAAATGTTATTGATGACCGTTATCTGTTCTTATTAGGTGGACCAATGCTCGTACTGAAAAAAGGTAAATTCCGTCCATTTTAG
- a CDS encoding IS3 family transposase: MGEKKNVYSEEVKRRVIEMKLSKKYTNKQIMKKFGIRSVSQIKRWMKWFRDGEEHRLSQPIGKQYSFGKGPEELNEVDQLKRQIRHLEIQNEILKKVPGNRKELVPEIVIELVESLKEVYTVSMICDCIRVPRSTYYRWAQKSWEPTELEQLIIDICKSLHYRVGHRMVKKLLKEEHNISVNRLTAQRIMQKYKIQCRVKPKRKSNIAGESKCVVPNLLEQNFKADRPNQKWVTDITYLPFGESMMYLSTIMDLYNNEIVAYRVSHNQEEELVLETLKAACNGRETKGLILHSDQGAQYTSYAFQELAEEKGIITSMSRKGNCFDNAVIESFHSTIKSEEFYTHQKMRLTNSIVLEKVELYMYYYNYIRPFSKLNCLSPVQFRAKAA, from the coding sequence ATGGGGGAAAAGAAAAATGTTTATTCTGAAGAAGTGAAACGTAGAGTCATTGAAATGAAGTTGTCTAAAAAATATACAAATAAACAGATTATGAAAAAGTTTGGAATCCGTAGCGTAAGTCAAATTAAAAGATGGATGAAATGGTTTCGAGATGGAGAAGAACATCGGTTGTCACAACCCATCGGTAAACAATATTCCTTTGGAAAAGGGCCTGAAGAACTAAACGAAGTAGATCAGTTAAAAAGGCAAATCAGACATCTAGAAATCCAAAATGAAATCTTAAAAAAAGTACCAGGAAATCGAAAGGAGTTGGTACCAGAGATAGTTATAGAACTAGTAGAGTCGTTAAAGGAAGTTTATACTGTATCGATGATTTGTGATTGTATCAGAGTTCCTAGGTCCACTTACTATCGTTGGGCTCAAAAGTCGTGGGAGCCAACAGAACTAGAACAACTTATTATTGATATTTGTAAATCCCTACATTACAGAGTAGGACACCGAATGGTTAAAAAGTTACTTAAAGAGGAACACAACATTTCTGTGAACAGACTTACTGCACAAAGGATCATGCAAAAATATAAAATCCAATGTCGGGTAAAACCAAAGAGAAAATCGAACATCGCCGGTGAAAGTAAATGCGTCGTTCCTAATTTATTGGAACAAAATTTCAAGGCAGATAGACCAAATCAAAAGTGGGTTACTGATATTACTTACTTGCCTTTTGGGGAATCAATGATGTATTTATCAACCATTATGGATTTGTATAATAACGAAATTGTCGCTTATCGAGTGAGTCATAACCAAGAAGAAGAATTAGTGCTAGAAACACTGAAAGCAGCTTGTAATGGACGTGAAACAAAGGGATTAATTCTTCATAGTGATCAAGGGGCTCAATACACATCCTACGCTTTTCAAGAATTAGCTGAAGAAAAAGGCATTATCACAAGCATGTCCCGGAAAGGTAATTGCTTTGATAATGCCGTCATTGAATCCTTCCACTCCACCATAAAGTCGGAAGAATTCTACACACATCAAAAGATGCGTCTTACAAATTCCATTGTACTAGAAAAAGTGGAATTGTACATGTATTATTACAACTATATACGACCATTTTCAAAATTAAACTGCCTTTCTCCTGTTCAATTCAGGGCAAAGGCAGCCTAG
- a CDS encoding anti-repressor SinI family protein, producing the protein MATKINVDYEWIYLIAKAKENGYTLEEVREFLKKSTCRSTVQHN; encoded by the coding sequence ATGGCTACAAAAATAAACGTGGATTATGAATGGATTTACTTGATTGCAAAAGCGAAAGAGAATGGGTACACACTAGAAGAAGTACGAGAATTCCTAAAAAAAAGTACATGCAGGTCCACCGTGCAACACAACTAA
- a CDS encoding phosphotransferase, with protein sequence MECSKIIEEYQLQPEEIEQVTERVFKIKANSQQYALKKSRLHPDDLGRWQAIQQYIQQRQILGFVPIYYAKNNQLFVQDQEHIYYLMPWVEQDYTDQPIDEYATAIHAIGRLHASTMDYHQIAPMKQNKTTIEQQFQQEISTYRDQMLKCVRYFEAKRFMSPFELQVCMYYRDIEQTFNQLERWQEIYLDVLDETEEMKYTLCHGNIRPSHYVITQTNTYFLNWEDAFMTSPTYDLASYYQYLFQFHDCDMGKVTDSFSIYCRYIDLSDYEKSLLALQLLSPSNWIQEVFSSMQPSRNKNKVNSSIKIEREYRRLLFGFQLQEVIYKTLKSEQFEETY encoded by the coding sequence ATGGAATGTTCTAAAATAATAGAAGAATATCAATTACAACCGGAGGAAATCGAGCAAGTGACAGAAAGAGTATTTAAAATAAAAGCAAACTCTCAACAGTATGCTTTAAAAAAATCAAGATTACATCCTGATGATTTAGGAAGATGGCAAGCGATTCAACAATATATCCAACAAAGGCAGATACTAGGATTTGTACCCATTTATTATGCTAAAAATAACCAACTTTTTGTACAGGATCAAGAACATATTTATTATTTGATGCCGTGGGTGGAACAAGATTATACGGATCAACCAATTGATGAGTATGCAACTGCCATACATGCTATCGGTCGTCTTCATGCTTCCACGATGGATTATCATCAGATTGCACCAATGAAACAAAATAAAACTACAATAGAGCAACAATTTCAGCAAGAGATATCTACTTATCGTGATCAGATGTTGAAATGCGTTCGTTATTTTGAAGCGAAGCGCTTTATGTCTCCTTTTGAACTACAAGTTTGCATGTATTATCGCGATATAGAACAAACATTCAATCAACTAGAAAGGTGGCAAGAAATTTATTTAGATGTATTGGATGAAACCGAGGAGATGAAGTATACCTTATGTCACGGGAATATAAGACCTTCCCATTATGTGATCACACAAACTAACACGTATTTTTTGAATTGGGAAGATGCTTTTATGACTTCTCCAACTTATGACTTAGCATCTTATTATCAATATTTATTTCAATTTCATGACTGTGATATGGGAAAAGTTACCGATTCCTTTTCCATCTATTGTCGTTATATTGATTTATCGGATTATGAAAAATCTTTGTTAGCTCTCCAATTACTTTCGCCATCTAATTGGATTCAAGAAGTATTTTCAAGTATGCAACCATCGAGAAATAAAAATAAAGTAAATAGCTCCATCAAGATTGAGCGGGAATATCGTAGGTTATTATTTGGATTTCAGCTCCAGGAAGTTATTTATAAAACATTAAAATCAGAGCAATTTGAAGAGACTTATTAG
- the spoVID gene encoding stage VI sporulation protein D, which yields MQEAFTFNIHEAIAFDKDQQIQEMLGIGLEPVISMEEIGNTLSIRGVMELKGEYIRNDPPDESEERQTDATYVERVESLSDEVNEFFHKFLIDVSIPMDRIPSLDDVSIEVDHFDYSLESTNEMAIEATLAIQGIEETEVETEIQEENTLPSFGENRMDEEQLEDTEDTFHIKVEEELADQPEDEKVVAISSMRSDKETVEDNDSIDEQEEELVRESEEDDVLESEEEDKQEEKLHVQAREERTNDTSYLLNIFAEEDSASYTRLKLYIVQPDDQMQTIAERYQVSPRQIMRTNRLEEDDVSAGQLIYIPITSDD from the coding sequence TTGCAAGAAGCCTTTACTTTTAATATTCATGAAGCAATAGCTTTTGATAAGGATCAGCAAATCCAAGAAATGCTGGGCATTGGATTAGAGCCGGTAATTTCAATGGAGGAGATTGGTAACACACTTTCCATCAGAGGAGTAATGGAACTGAAAGGAGAGTATATTAGAAACGATCCTCCTGATGAAAGTGAAGAGCGACAAACAGACGCCACCTATGTGGAACGAGTAGAATCATTATCTGATGAGGTTAACGAATTTTTCCATAAATTCCTTATTGATGTATCAATCCCGATGGATAGAATCCCTTCATTAGACGATGTCTCTATTGAAGTAGATCATTTCGACTATTCATTAGAGTCTACTAATGAAATGGCCATAGAAGCAACGCTGGCCATTCAAGGAATTGAAGAAACGGAAGTTGAAACAGAAATTCAAGAAGAAAATACTCTACCATCCTTTGGAGAAAATCGCATGGATGAGGAACAATTAGAAGATACGGAGGATACATTTCATATAAAAGTTGAAGAAGAGCTAGCAGATCAACCAGAAGACGAAAAAGTTGTAGCCATAAGTAGTATGCGAAGTGACAAAGAAACAGTTGAAGACAATGATAGCATAGATGAACAGGAAGAAGAGTTAGTGAGAGAGTCCGAAGAAGATGATGTATTGGAAAGCGAAGAAGAGGACAAACAAGAAGAAAAACTACATGTCCAGGCAAGAGAAGAGCGGACAAATGACACATCCTATTTATTGAATATTTTTGCGGAGGAAGATAGTGCTAGCTATACTCGTCTAAAATTATATATTGTGCAGCCTGATGATCAAATGCAAACAATTGCTGAGCGTTATCAAGTATCCCCTAGACAAATTATGAGAACGAATCGACTTGAAGAAGATGATGTATCGGCAGGTCAATTAATATATATTCCAATAACCTCAGATGATTAA
- a CDS encoding DUF3221 domain-containing protein produces the protein MKKCILLVLITISIGCSEERAYSDKPDFIGVVLAFEDSNLLQMTIKSGNIKQYGYDDEIVISVENMEEIENLEKGEEIKVWIDGQLSDNQPPQGKLGKYETTE, from the coding sequence ATGAAAAAGTGTATACTGTTAGTCTTGATCACTATTTCAATTGGTTGTTCAGAAGAAAGAGCATATTCTGATAAACCTGATTTCATTGGGGTTGTTCTGGCTTTTGAAGATAGTAACTTATTACAAATGACTATTAAATCAGGAAATATTAAGCAATATGGTTACGATGATGAAATTGTCATTTCAGTTGAGAACATGGAAGAAATAGAAAACCTTGAAAAAGGTGAGGAAATTAAAGTATGGATAGACGGTCAGTTATCAGATAATCAACCTCCTCAAGGAAAATTAGGAAAATACGAAACAACTGAATAA
- the hemL gene encoding glutamate-1-semialdehyde 2,1-aminomutase, producing MRENQKSVDAYKESVNLMPGGVNSPVRAFKSVGMNPIYMEYGKGSKIYDIDGNEYIDYVLSWGPLILGHADDRVVSKLKETTEKGTSFGAPTLLENELAQLVIDRVPSIEMVRMVNSGTEATMSALRLARGYTGKNKILKFEGNYHGHGDSLLIKAGSGVATLGLPDSPGVPESIAQHTITVPYNDLESVRYAFEQFGDDIAAIIVEPVSGNMGVVPPSQNFLSSLRDITNQHESLLIFDEVMTGFRVGYHCAQGHFEVTPDLTCLGKVIGGGLPVGAYGGKREIMERIAPVGDIYQAGTLSGNPLAMTAGLETLKAMDRTAYDVINKKVDRLVEGYRLAADKHNVPLQINRAGSMVGVFFADEPVVNYETASKSDTEAFAIYYRTMAEEGIFLPPSQFEGLFLSMAHTDEDIEKTIAVAEKAFEKLS from the coding sequence ATGCGTGAAAATCAGAAATCAGTAGATGCATATAAGGAATCGGTAAACTTAATGCCAGGAGGGGTTAATTCACCTGTCCGAGCGTTTAAATCGGTAGGAATGAATCCTATTTATATGGAATATGGAAAAGGATCTAAAATTTATGATATTGATGGTAATGAATACATTGATTATGTATTAAGCTGGGGACCATTAATATTAGGGCATGCGGATGACCGTGTAGTTTCAAAGTTAAAAGAAACAACAGAAAAAGGGACAAGCTTCGGTGCCCCAACATTACTGGAAAATGAATTAGCACAATTAGTGATTGATCGTGTTCCTTCGATCGAAATGGTTCGTATGGTTAACTCAGGTACAGAAGCAACGATGAGTGCTTTGAGGCTAGCTCGTGGTTATACCGGGAAAAATAAAATTTTGAAATTTGAAGGAAACTACCATGGCCATGGTGATTCATTACTTATTAAAGCTGGTTCAGGTGTCGCGACTTTAGGTCTGCCAGACAGCCCTGGTGTTCCAGAAAGTATTGCACAGCACACGATTACAGTACCTTACAATGATTTAGAAAGTGTTCGTTATGCCTTTGAACAATTTGGAGATGATATAGCAGCTATTATTGTAGAACCTGTATCTGGAAACATGGGAGTTGTTCCACCAAGTCAGAATTTCTTATCATCATTACGTGATATTACTAATCAACACGAGTCCTTGCTTATTTTTGATGAAGTAATGACAGGGTTCCGTGTTGGCTATCATTGTGCACAAGGTCATTTTGAGGTTACACCGGATTTGACTTGTTTGGGAAAAGTAATCGGTGGTGGTTTACCGGTTGGTGCGTATGGAGGTAAACGTGAGATCATGGAACGTATTGCTCCGGTAGGCGATATCTATCAAGCTGGCACATTATCTGGTAATCCGCTTGCGATGACGGCTGGTTTAGAAACACTAAAGGCGATGGATCGTACTGCTTATGATGTGATCAATAAGAAAGTGGATCGTCTTGTTGAAGGGTACAGGTTAGCAGCGGATAAACACAATGTGCCATTACAAATCAATCGTGCGGGATCTATGGTCGGAGTCTTCTTCGCAGATGAACCAGTTGTTAACTATGAAACAGCATCAAAATCAGATACGGAAGCATTTGCGATTTATTATCGAACAATGGCAGAAGAGGGAATCTTCCTTCCACCTTCTCAATTTGAAGGACTCTTTCTATCTATGGCTCATACAGATGAAGATATTGAAAAAACGATTGCAGTAGCAGAAAAAGCATTTGAAAAGCTATCCTAA
- the hemB gene encoding porphobilinogen synthase codes for MTKAQFDRHRRLRNSSVMRRFVRETDLKVDDLVYPLFVVEGENIKNEVSSMPGVFQVSLDHLDDEIDELLSLGIPSILLFGVPTEKDEVGSGAYDRNGIVQLAIRQIKQKTDQLLVVADTCLCEYTSHGHCGVIENQDVDNDKSLPLHVKTAVMQAEAGADIIAPSNMMDGFVSNIRQGLDEAGFKHIPIMSYAVKYASAFYGPFRDAAESTPQFGDRKTYQMDPANRLEAMREAASDIEEGADFLIVKPALSYMDIIREVKNQHPVPVVAYNVSGEYAMVKAASLKGWIDEQAIVLEKLTAMKRAGADIIITYFAKDVAKWLQNK; via the coding sequence ATGACAAAAGCACAATTTGATCGTCATCGTCGCTTAAGAAACTCCAGTGTTATGAGACGATTTGTTCGTGAAACAGATTTAAAAGTAGATGATTTAGTATACCCGTTATTCGTTGTCGAAGGGGAAAATATTAAAAATGAAGTGAGTTCGATGCCAGGTGTTTTTCAAGTATCATTAGATCATTTGGATGACGAAATTGATGAATTATTATCACTTGGTATTCCTTCTATCCTGTTATTTGGAGTGCCAACTGAGAAAGATGAAGTGGGTTCTGGTGCTTATGATCGGAACGGTATTGTTCAACTAGCCATTCGTCAAATTAAACAAAAGACAGATCAACTGCTTGTAGTTGCGGATACTTGCTTATGTGAGTATACATCCCACGGTCATTGTGGTGTGATTGAGAATCAGGATGTCGATAATGACAAATCATTACCTCTGCATGTTAAAACGGCTGTTATGCAAGCAGAAGCTGGTGCTGATATCATTGCACCATCGAATATGATGGACGGATTTGTATCTAACATTCGCCAAGGACTAGATGAGGCTGGTTTTAAACATATTCCAATTATGTCCTATGCTGTTAAATATGCTTCTGCTTTTTATGGTCCATTTCGTGATGCGGCAGAAAGCACGCCACAATTCGGTGACAGAAAAACGTATCAAATGGACCCAGCAAATCGATTAGAAGCAATGCGTGAAGCAGCATCTGATATCGAAGAAGGTGCCGACTTTTTAATTGTTAAACCAGCATTATCCTATATGGATATTATTCGTGAAGTCAAGAATCAACATCCTGTCCCAGTAGTTGCTTACAATGTGAGTGGAGAATATGCGATGGTAAAAGCAGCTAGTCTTAAGGGCTGGATTGATGAGCAGGCGATAGTATTAGAGAAACTAACAGCAATGAAACGAGCTGGAGCGGATATTATTATTACCTATTTTGCAAAAGATGTGGCAAAATGGCTTCAAAATAAATAA
- a CDS encoding uroporphyrinogen-III synthase, with product MSLPLKGKKVMVTREARQALPLIHLLEGYGASCERVPLLRFETIYDDVNRSQLTNIASFDWLFFTSVNTVRFFHQYLTTLGIQVKNNIAAVGEKTAMSLNEYGYAVDFQPSKYNGKAMVEEFLHRNSNKRIAIICGENARREIPELLEEAGVSFEKIVIYRTIKNEQSKSLLNQKVLEVDAIFFTSPSTVEAFQQFLAPDLYEQTTNNMVTVAIGDTTANALCERSFSHILYPETFTVENMVEVYSDYIRKGDA from the coding sequence ATGAGTCTTCCTTTAAAAGGTAAGAAAGTAATGGTGACAAGGGAAGCAAGACAAGCTCTCCCCTTAATCCATTTACTTGAAGGGTATGGTGCTAGCTGTGAACGAGTACCGCTCCTTCGCTTTGAAACAATATATGATGATGTAAATCGTAGTCAATTGACCAATATTGCTTCATTCGATTGGCTATTCTTTACAAGTGTGAATACGGTTCGCTTTTTTCATCAATATTTAACCACGCTCGGTATTCAAGTGAAAAATAACATTGCAGCTGTTGGTGAAAAAACAGCAATGTCATTAAATGAATATGGTTATGCCGTTGATTTTCAACCTTCTAAATATAATGGTAAAGCCATGGTCGAAGAGTTTTTACATAGAAATAGTAATAAACGGATTGCGATTATTTGTGGTGAAAATGCCAGAAGAGAAATTCCTGAATTGCTCGAGGAAGCTGGAGTATCTTTTGAAAAAATCGTAATTTATCGTACAATAAAAAATGAGCAATCTAAATCATTGCTTAATCAGAAGGTTTTAGAAGTTGATGCGATATTTTTTACCAGTCCATCGACTGTTGAAGCTTTTCAGCAATTTTTAGCCCCCGATCTGTATGAGCAAACAACAAATAATATGGTTACTGTTGCCATCGGGGATACAACAGCAAATGCTTTATGTGAGCGGTCATTCAGTCATATTCTTTATCCGGAAACATTCACAGTAGAGAATATGGTAGAAGTTTATAGTGATTACATAAGAAAAGGTGATGCATAA
- the hemC gene encoding hydroxymethylbilane synthase, protein MRKIVVGSRRSNLAMTQSEWVIEQLKKHVGDKYEFEIKKIVTKGDQILNVTLSKVGGKGLFVKEIEKAMYDKEIDFAVHSMKDMPAVMPDGLIIGSIPVREDHRDAFISNDHIKLEDLPAGAVVGTSSLRRGSQILAARPDLKIQWIRGNIETRMRKLKEENFDAIILAAAGLKRMSWSEDIVTEYLEPDVCVPAVGQGALAIECREDDHELLELLEKINDAYTEKTVTAERTFLHLLNGGCQVPIGGYAYLDGDEVVLTALVASSDGKTILKETVTGTDPHQVGKEAAEKLQAQGAQELVDEAIEENQE, encoded by the coding sequence TTGCGTAAAATTGTCGTAGGTTCAAGAAGAAGTAATTTAGCAATGACACAGTCAGAGTGGGTTATTGAGCAGTTAAAGAAACATGTAGGTGATAAATATGAATTTGAAATTAAAAAAATCGTGACAAAAGGGGATCAAATTCTTAATGTCACACTTTCGAAAGTGGGCGGTAAAGGACTCTTTGTCAAAGAGATTGAGAAAGCAATGTATGACAAAGAGATTGATTTTGCTGTACATAGTATGAAAGATATGCCTGCAGTAATGCCAGATGGATTAATCATTGGCTCGATTCCAGTACGAGAAGATCACCGGGATGCGTTTATTTCCAATGATCATATTAAATTAGAAGATCTACCTGCTGGGGCAGTTGTAGGAACCAGCAGTTTACGTCGAGGATCGCAAATCCTAGCAGCAAGACCAGATCTGAAAATTCAATGGATTCGGGGAAATATCGAGACAAGAATGCGTAAGTTAAAAGAAGAGAATTTTGATGCGATTATTCTAGCGGCAGCAGGTTTGAAAAGAATGAGCTGGAGCGAAGATATTGTGACGGAATATTTAGAACCTGATGTTTGTGTACCTGCTGTTGGACAAGGTGCTTTAGCGATTGAGTGTAGAGAAGATGACCATGAACTATTAGAATTATTAGAAAAAATCAATGATGCATACACAGAAAAAACAGTAACAGCAGAGCGTACCTTCTTGCATTTATTAAATGGCGGTTGTCAGGTGCCAATTGGCGGTTATGCATACCTTGATGGCGATGAGGTGGTATTAACTGCATTAGTGGCAAGCAGTGATGGGAAGACGATATTAAAAGAGACTGTAACTGGAACAGATCCACATCAAGTTGGAAAAGAAGCAGCAGAAAAACTCCAAGCCCAAGGTGCACAGGAATTAGTGGATGAAGCAATTGAGGAGAACCAGGAATGA
- a CDS encoding cytochrome C assembly family protein, translating to MFEERFLQESMLLLYGFTVIIYFIDFLYHNRKANRIAFWFLAMVWLFQTIFLLTEILHTSNIPIQTLNDGLYTYTWIIITFSLIAHRLFRLEFFMFFISVFGFFIMIIHTLRSMQITDSTQIPLVLDEMLFAHIVLALVSYGLFTISFILACLYYMQYKFLKKKKGYKWLRRFQDLEGLEKRAFQSIVLGEPLLLLSIILGVVWAYMTGTEFYWGDSKTLGSIIVFIIYAGYLYMRIQKGYKGKAILSWNIFAFLILLINFFLFNSLSNFHM from the coding sequence ATGTTCGAAGAAAGATTTTTACAAGAGAGCATGTTATTACTTTATGGCTTTACCGTTATTATATATTTTATAGATTTTCTGTACCATAACCGGAAAGCGAATAGGATCGCTTTCTGGTTCCTTGCGATGGTTTGGCTTTTTCAAACCATTTTTTTATTAACCGAAATTTTGCACACATCAAATATACCGATACAGACTTTAAACGATGGATTATATACGTATACCTGGATTATTATTACGTTTTCTCTCATTGCTCATCGGTTGTTCCGTCTCGAATTTTTTATGTTCTTTATTAGTGTATTTGGTTTTTTTATCATGATTATTCATACATTACGATCGATGCAAATCACAGATTCTACCCAGATTCCATTGGTATTAGATGAAATGCTTTTTGCGCATATTGTACTTGCACTCGTATCCTATGGTCTTTTCACCATTTCGTTTATTTTAGCTTGTCTCTACTATATGCAATATAAGTTTCTTAAAAAGAAAAAAGGGTATAAATGGTTGCGAAGATTCCAAGACTTAGAAGGATTGGAAAAAAGAGCATTTCAGTCGATTGTTCTGGGTGAACCACTTCTATTGTTATCGATTATTTTAGGAGTAGTCTGGGCATATATGACGGGGACAGAATTTTACTGGGGTGATAGTAAAACACTCGGTTCAATCATTGTGTTTATCATTTATGCTGGCTATTTATACATGCGAATTCAAAAAGGTTATAAAGGAAAAGCTATTTTGAGCTGGAATATATTTGCATTCCTTATTTTATTAATCAACTTTTTCCTGTTTAACAGTTTATCGAACTTTCATATGTAA